From the Takifugu flavidus isolate HTHZ2018 chromosome 12, ASM371156v2, whole genome shotgun sequence genome, one window contains:
- the pipox gene encoding peroxisomal sarcosine oxidase: protein MSTSDLYDCVVIGAGVQGSFTAYELAKRRKRTVLLEQFLLPHTRGSSHGQTRIIRKAYEQDFYIPMMHQAYQLWAQLERETGVKLYRQTGLLVMGPPDSHAYQQTKATMLRNQIPLVPLSRGNFSQHIPNVNLPEGNEALVDVGAGILYADRALKTARDQFEKLGGVIRDNEAVTGVEPGAVVTVTTAAGVYRAKSVVITVGAWANRVLAQTGLQLPLEVMRMKVCYWREKVPGTYDANNRFPCFILTEGEESEHHIYGLPSHEYPGLVKVCNHIGVRTDPDQRDRDASGWDVEVLKRFVARVLPGLVPEPAVVETCMYTMTPDSHFVLDRHPAHSNIVIGAGFSGHGFKFGPLIGKLLCELSQGEEPSHDLSPFRIARFRQKIKSAL, encoded by the exons ATGTCGACCAGCGACCTGTACGACTGCGTGGTGATCGGGGCCGGGGTCCAGGGCTCCTTCACGGCCTACGAGCTGGCCAAGCGGCGGAAGAGGACGGTTCTGCTGGAGCAG TTCCTGCTGCCCCACACCCGGGGAAGCTCCCACGGCCAGACCCGGATCATCCGCAAGGCCTACGAGCAGGACTTCTAcattcccatgatgcaccaggCCTACCAGCTGTGGGcccagctggagagggagacGGGCGTCAAGCTGTACAG gcAGACAGGCCTGCTGGTCATGGGGCCGCCGGATAGCCACGCCTACCAGCAGACGAAGGCCACCATGCTGAGGAACCAGATCCCCCTGGTGCCCCTGAGCCGGGGCAACTTCAGCCAGCACATCCCCAACGTCAACCTGCCGGAGGGCAACGAGGCGCTGGTGGACGTCGGCGCCGGGATCCTGTACGCCGACCGTGCGCTGAAGACCGCGCGG GATCAGTTTGAGAAACTGGGCGGGGTCATCAGAGACAACGAGGCGGTGACGGGGGTGGAGCCGGGCGCCGTGGTGACGGTGACCACCGCCGCCGGAGTGTACCGAGCCAAGAGTGTGGTGATCACAGTCGGAGCCTGGGCCAACAGGGTTCTGGCTCAGACCGGACTCCAGCTGCccctggag gtgatgaggatgaaggtGTGCTACTGGCGGGAGAAGGTTCCTGGAACGTACGACGCCAACAACCGCTTCCCGTGTTTCATCCTGacggagggggaggagtctgAGCACCACATCTACGGGCTGCCGTCGCACGAGTACCCGGGTCTGGTGAAG GTGTGCAACCACATTGGCGTGAGAACGGATCCGGACCAGAGGGACAGAGACGCGTCCGGGTGGGACGTGGAGGTGCTGAAGCGCTTCGTGGCCCGCGTGCTGCCGGGCCTGGTACCAGAACCTGCCGTGGTGGAGACCTGCATGTACACG ATGACGCCCGACAGTCACTTCGTGCTGGATCGACACCCCGCCCACAGCAACATCGTGATCGGCGCCGGATTCTCAG GTCACGGATTCAAGTTCGGGCCGCTGATCGGGAAGCTGCTGTGCGAGCTCAGCCAGGGGGAGGAGCCGTCCCACGACCTTTCACCTTTCCGGATCGCACGCTTCCGCCAGAAAATCAAATCCGCCCTCTGA